In Clarias gariepinus isolate MV-2021 ecotype Netherlands chromosome 21, CGAR_prim_01v2, whole genome shotgun sequence, the sequence TCGTCTTTTTCCCACAAAAATCCCGCCTTCCGCGTTATGATTGGGTAAAGGAATTAAGCCTCACTTCTGATCGGTTAGATCTTCAACGTGCATAAAATGTGCACCTGAGAGCATAAAAGCAGAGcttaattcattaaaaacacaGTTAAGCTCACGTCCTACAATGAAAAGAATCGATCTAGAGTAAATAGAGTAAATCTATATCTAAAGCATaattaaatatctttttttttcttaattacaatCATTATTTAATTCCTCTTACAACTGAAGACAGACCCgggaagttttttttctttcacctttttaatcaaaagaagaatttttttttttttttttgttctatgtatttttttcctctcacgGCCCTGTAGGGGTTTCGTACCACCTTGTAGTttgatgaatatcagcatgaGACACGAGTGTTTAAATAGTTGCATGGTATATAAACAGAGGAGCAGATGAGCCGGCTCTTTATTCACACGCATCACCACGGTTCCTCGGCTCCTCTCAAATCTCTGCATATGTGGAGTATTACTGTAGCtgcaaaaacgtttttttttttatcttcgaCGACATGATCATTCTCCACGATCACttctttataaaacaaaaagctgGTTCTTTCGAATACACGACCAAACGTGGTATCATATAAGACAGCTGAAGAAAACACGTTAAAACAAAACACGttaaatagacattttttttcttcgtatTTTACAGAAAACCATATCGTAGAACTGATTTACAACCGagtttatacattatacataagGGTAATGTTTTCCTGCACAAATATTTGACAATATACAACATGTTTATGTAcatatggaatttttttttacgtttctgGCAGATTTTAATGCGACACAGATGACCGTAATTACTCATTTACTGCACCGTCTTTTATCATTACATCCATCTGTAAATCTGGTCAGATCGGATCAGAGCGTAGCATGCACACGGATCTTTGTCTAAGTCTGATGCGCCATCAAAGACATATCGCGGGATGAGTCACTGGACGAAATGTTTGTGTCCTTACGCTCTCGTCATCTTGACCGCAAGCCCTACAGCGGCGATTATCCACTAGCGCTTGCAGTTCACATCTGACATAGTGAGGAAACATCTGCTTTGTGAATTACAGCCAAGAAAATGGCCTCTTTTTAAAATAGCTTCCACTTTAGCTTGTTTTAAAggttatgggaaaaaaaaaactttccaggGAAAAAAATAGCTCTTGAGGTCGTAAAATGATACATTCTGAAATGTCCTTGAGTTTACCCAAATAGGTAATCCGtgcttttcctttaatttccaaaaaaatgcattaaaaatgccACTTTTTTGTTCCATGCTCATGCATCCCAACCTCCTCCTGTGTCCTTTTTAGAGGTCACCTttctccttaaaaaaataaaggaaaaaaagccacTTAAAAGATGGCGTGTGGTCAAATCTGTCTtcctcaaaaaacaaaacaaaaaaaacaacagccatCTCCACATAGGGTCCAAATCTGGCACTGACTAGGCGTTAGTTCAAGTGTCCTAGTGTACGAGAAGCCTGGTCCGATTTCAAAACTTCAGCGCTTCGTGTACGCCGACGGCCGAGAGTCGTCTGTTGATGTTGCGGTAACGACATCGCAGCAAGTCCCAGTAGGTCGATCGCAGGTCGCGGTTAAAAAAGGCGTAAATAAACGGATTGACCAGCGAGTTGGCGTAACCGAACCACAGGAGCGTCCTCTCGATCCAGATCGGGACACAGCTGCACTCGATGCCGCATATAAACGGCCTCGCCGTGGTCAAGATGAAAAAAGGCAGCCAGCAAATGGTGAAGACGCCCAGGATGACGCCCAGCGTCGTCGCCGCCTTCTGTTCACGCTTGAAGATGGACATGTTCTGGCGTTGGGGGCTGAGGAGCCGAGAGAGCGCCACGCACTCCTCGGCCACCGGGTGCTGCTGCGCCTTTAGCCCTTGCATCCTCACCGATTCGAAGCGATGCTTGGCGCCGCTCTTCCGTGCTGCCTTGAAGATCTTGTAGTACATGAAGAGCATGACGAGCATGGGGATGTAGAAGGCCACGGCGGTGGAGTAGATGGTGTAGCTGAAGTCctggctgatcagacacactCCCTCCTCGTTGATGTTCTTCGCCCAGCCGCAAAACGGCGGGAGCGTGATGGACGCCGACACCAACCAAACGCCGAAGATCATCTTCGCCATCAGTTGACCGTTCTGGCGTGCCGGGTACGTTAAAGGTCGCGTGATACCCAGATACCTGTGAAGGGGAGAAGAAAAGTACAGAAACATGAAAagtctaaacaaaaaacaaacaagttacAAGATTAGATCTTTTACAAGAAAGTCAAATCCTGGTAACCTGCTGCTAACTAAAACTGTACTAGAATAAGATACACAATACAtgcaaaaatagagccatctcCATTTATTGCATTGTTTGGTGTGGCCCCAGAAAACACTAGTTTTAGCCAAAGGCTCATATTtctaaacactcataaatcaaagtgaatttccctataaataataataataataataaaaacataaaaacaattaatacaagatataaagtaaaaataaggcaaattaacctgcactttgacttaaaaaaaaaaagtttccttttatgcgcgcaggtgctgtgtgtgtgtgtgtgtgtgtgtgtgtgtgtgtgtgtgtgtgtgtgtgtgtgttaagctaaagtaagaggacagGAATCAGACCCTCCACTCTCCCTCTTCTAGTCTTACATGCtaacccctcctcctctcttatttaagtttcacgcacacacacattaacaaaaagACTGTTTTATAGTAAAATTAACAATGAACATTGCTAAtaacactcgcgtgagcgcatactaacggaatcactgctgtaaagtacaaattaaacaaatgaacctgaactttacctttgaaaagaatcgcaacagagcagtgtttcttttagagaaagtgtgtgtgtgtgagagaaggcgagaggaggagtggtgtgtgtgtgtgtgtgtgtgtgtgcacacagccacagacacacagagcaggcagagccttgagcagagagagaaaatgggtCTTACActcacgcttacaaacacaaaataaaatatgttttacatacacacatggtcacagtggtatagtaaacagtacacgtgcgcacggatgttgattataccagtgagagacgcgcattTAGatccagcagggaagacgattacccacaattcaaGAATATAACAAGAAGCCAATGCATGATACAttatactcggtgctcgtaaaccaagacttgtttattttttaagtcaatatttattacaaatctttgctcgtcttgcggaacactcgcaaaccgcgttactcgctaTCCGAGGTTTAACTGTATTGGCCTTCTGTTCTCTTTTGGCTAGGAGACTGATATTATAAGACCCTAATCCACCGACTTTTATCCACTGGATAAGCGAAGTTATGTACCATCTTAGGATGGAGAAAATTAGGTATACGGTCGGAGGGTCTACTGGCAGATTTTATAATATCTGGCAACCTTTCTTGTTGAAGGCATGAAAGAAGGTAATATGGTATTGTAAAGAAGAGCTGTGGGGAAGATTACttttgtgtttgctttttttttccccataggCATCTGATGTCTGGTGTTGGGGGATGGGATGTTTGGTTTTATATTCTCTTatgttgtgttttcttttattctttctgtacagttaaaaaaaataattaaaatacttactgcacagtaatattttacatacattaagtgtgtgtgtgtgtgtgtgtgtgtgcatgtgagtaaTATCTCCAGGAAACATGAATAATTAGTGCAGTCCATGGTGACAATTATGCAACAGAGCAGGCATGGAACAGTAGAGGTGCAGCAGAGTAACTGAGCTCAACAGCATGACCAGAGCTGTTCAGTTCTCCAGTGCGGTAATATGAGCTAATTGGTTGTGAGTGGCTGCTAAAACAAACATGGTTGAACCACAGCATGTGCAGTATGGTAAAATTCTTCTCTATATAGAGTGCAGTGTGCCAGGATAGAGCACCCTAGGAGTCAGAGTGGAGGTACGAGAGCTTGACCTCTGAACTTCTGGTCAGTAGCAGAGACCCTCAACCACATTTCACtatgagaatatatatatatataacttatacAGCAAATATTTCAGCATTCATTTCTCAAGATATTTAACAGTACGGTGAATTGGAAGTCGTCCCATAAGAAATTTTCTCCAATGGTACagtatcttcttctttgtctttcggctgttcccttttaggggtcgccacagcgaatcatctgcctccatctaaccctatcctctgcatcctcttctctcacaccaactaacttcatgtcctctctcactacatccctaaatctcctctttggtcttcctcaaGACCTCCTGCATGGCAGTTCCAACTTCAGCATCCTTCTattgatatattcacaatctcttcattctcgctgatactcttttatcgcacaacacacctgacacttttctccacccattccaacctgcctgtacccgcctcttcacctcctttccacactctccgttgctctggaccgttgaccctaagtacttaaagtcctgcaccttctttacctctgctccttgtagcctcaccgatccttttgggtccctctcatttacacacatgtattctgtcttgctgcggctcaccttcattcctctgctttccagagcatacctccacctctccaaattttcctccacctgttccctgctctcactacaaagcacaatgtcatctgcaaacatcatagtccatggagactcctgtcttacctcatctgtcatcctgtccatcaccagagcaaacaaaaaggggcttagagccgatcctggcacaagaagacactggactgctccccccgtggttgcattctcaatggtacagtatactgtaggtatagtacatagtatattgtatatattgtagtactattgtaaatatttgctaatactgtacatttatggTACATGATTCTACCATGGTACAACAGTACATGTACTATAGTTTTCGATGCATGATTCTTCTGTAGTACAGTTCTATGGAGAATGTAGCAGGATACTGTCAAAAgtatgttatacatgtttatgtacTATAGtggtaatatttatatagtatggTACAATTTTACCTGTTAGCTAATCTACAACaaattactttttactttactttaaaattgtaatctGATTACATTACTaattattacatgtaaataGTAATCATATTACTTATTACATAACTTTCAAGTTACGTTTCAAAAGGCGTTTGCCTCTAATAGACGTGCACCTCACTTGTCGTTCCTCACTCACTCTGTAGGCTTTCTGAGTAGGCAGCCACCCCCCATCCCCACCCCcattttcctaaataaaatcaccctttttcctgtaagaccttGCCTCGTGTCCGTGTGTCTGTGATGCCACGTGTGCAAAAAGAGTGAACCTGTTACAAGATCAACtgcaaaaaaaactacaaagctTTCCGACGATTTATGAAAGCGCATGCTCGttggagtgattttttttaatgcattttaattaattttttaaacactatgACATTTTATAACGCCAGTAATGTAATGTTATTAACATTGGTAACTGTAATCAAAtgacatgcatttaaaatgtcataCACACCATAGTGCTACTACAAGACCTTACTTACCTTAAAGTGCCACATTAAATATGATGGTATTTACCAAAGTATGGTGGTATTACTACAGTACTCAATAGAGTGCCATAGTACCTACCCTGGTACTCTATAAAGTAGTATAATGCCTATGGTAATGTCTAAAATACCACAGtaacacaacatacacacacatagtaaACACAATTTCTTATGGGATGTTTTACCAGTACAGTAAATCCGTTGAGCAGCAGAACAGCACAAGACCACGTAATATTAACTAGAACATTTACCCAATGTATTATAAGCTCCTCTAAATTGGCAAACGTAAGTGTCAAAGTTAGATCTAAGGTTTAATCCATAGAGTTACTGAACCGAATTCGGATTAAAATTTCTGGTCAGGTATTTTGTCAGAAAGTCCGATCTTTATATTTTTAGCCCCCACTGTATAGGATGTGCACAAAAACTGATAAAGCAGGTCAGGATAAATTCCCTGGTTGTGtgtgttaggttttttttttgttttgttttttttgccatagCGGTATCCTTTCGCTTCCGCAGTGAGCAGCTGATGCTAATCTGTGATGATTAGCGACTCGATGTGTCCACTGTAATCCTGTCCGTTCTAAATCTTCtctttctgggttttttttttcacatgtattTCCCTTTTCACATGGATGCCTCTCCCTGAGAAATGGCAGGAGAATAATAGGCCAATCCATTATGCTAGCTTTCGCTAAAAATGTACCATTATTTCTCGGTGATCATTTAATGGGTTTTTATTATAGTTAGGCAGAACATGTGAAAGTCATTCTGTAGTGCTAAGCAGACTAGTGTAAATCACTATGATCACACTTTTATTGCCACTTGCACTGTGGAAATCACTTTAGAGTGTTTATAGAACACTAGCGCGATgttgagtttgtagaaattgttaaaaggttaaagctaaaaataatctgatgagctttaatgtaattagtgatattattattatttcaggttgaagcccatgtactgtacatgtctgtctgtctttctgtacggcgGAACTCTTTGTCTAACTTAATACaaatatagttaaatattgtaaggttgagtatcttacgccttgttgtAATTCTTTCATCATCAGAAAAATACACTCTCTTTtcagtaatcggagagtgaattaCAGCTGGGAtatcgtaaaaaaaaagaagtagatTTGGATAAAGATCGTCTGAAGTTCtgcttaaaatgactccaggtgttaaaattcacttattccACTTCAGAGGattgttatttcagccaaagtgaaaatatgaactaatcaaaataatcagtttaaaaATCATCAGTTTAGCTTTTCAAATGAATATCTAtcggtgcaggtgtttgtttacatcaaACAAGTAGCACATTATTAGCTTGTcaaatttaattacaatttaattacaaagtacggtatgaagtgaaatgctcaTACGACTGCTGAAGtcctaaacatttaaaaaataagaaaaagtagAGTTTTCAATTAGAATATAAagtatgaaatgaaataatttttacaaattagaaatataaaaaaatattgaactaaaataaaaaactacattatgtattatgttaaatttacattatgtataaataataaaataataaaaatttacataagaatataaaaaatataataaaatatagtaaaataaaataaaatagaattgaagtGGAATGTAGAAACTATGTCCAGTTCTGGGCAAGACAAGATGTTTGACTTATTTTAGacaagattattaaatccggcacataatcgctcataacatcgcttttacttaacattttggatttcacttactgtatagtgcagattaaacttctaATTCCTGCAaaggtttcattaaattctgtccaggaATCGgtttaagacgcgcccacacAAAACACGAAACCTTTTCTATATAGATGACCTTCCAAAGCTTACACTGTttacaaatcaaatttaaagcTTGAACTTGACatttcattttctaaaatatagCTGATCGTTTCCTCAAAAATGTTGAATCATCGGTGCAGTGCAGTGCCTTTCCCAGAGACGGCCAATGTAAACTTACCTctatcagctgtgtgtgtgtgtgtgtgtgtccaggcttgtacatacacagtttaaaaacTTCCAACCCAGTACCGCGAACTCTAAAGTGGTTATTCACAAGGAATGGAGAAGAAAAAAGGCTTCTCTAACAGGAATGTAAATGTCTTCTGAGTGTATAATTTTCGTGAGCTTGTCTTGGCACATCTTTATAAAGCTAGGACGGGAGACTCAGATTAAAACAATGAATAAACCAACAAAGAAAACAGCAAGTTTAGGAAAAGAGATCGTCTTGTCTTGTCAGATCCACCAGTATGTCATTTTTGAcctttagaaaaaagaaaataaataattacacattTGGTACAAAATGTCCCGTTTCCGTGGTAACTTCTTGAGTGAGACACTATATTTACttcatctttatttatacagattccttccatatttatttatgagaaATGCTGGCTTCTCTCTGCTCTGTGGGTGAGGTCATTTTAACATGATCAGGGCAAATAAGCAAGTCAGGACTTAGATCATGTGACAGTGTTCTGATCCACACACTAACAGGACAAAATCATTAACCCG encodes:
- the htr7c gene encoding 5-hydroxytryptamine receptor 7 codes for the protein MRSWRGVSFKPPPPPTHTHTHAHTPAGISSSTEMFNSSPSVSTLFFSAARGDHHGDDGGGGGGGGGSSSRAFRGGGGPGVDDAANGSCGERPLEFAPAEKVAVGLALAAVTAVTVIGNALVVVAVCVVKKLRQPSNYLLVSLAAADLSVALGVMPFAIATDLTGGKWLFGEAFCNVFIGMDVMCCTASIMTLCVISVDRYLGITRPLTYPARQNGQLMAKMIFGVWLVSASITLPPFCGWAKNINEEGVCLISQDFSYTIYSTAVAFYIPMLVMLFMYYKIFKAARKSGAKHRFESVRMQGLKAQQHPVAEECVALSRLLSPQRQNMSIFKREQKAATTLGVILGVFTICWLPFFILTTARPFICGIECSCVPIWIERTLLWFGYANSLVNPFIYAFFNRDLRSTYWDLLRCRYRNINRRLSAVGVHEALKF